One window of Agrobacterium vitis genomic DNA carries:
- a CDS encoding alkylhydroperoxidase domain protein: MTDTIIEPQVDNAPNVFTQDQIGWTPWLEPLTEAELTDRHYEALVDKARAKSPYFSLLVRDPDILEARTKTDKDIFYNTADGLPRAERELSATATSRYNGCIFCASVHSRFASHHSPRKDDVQKLLDEGVGADLDARWNAIVSASVALTATPPVFAVTHVERLRAVGLSDDEIYDVVHGAAFFNWANRLMLSLGEPIPAA; this comes from the coding sequence ATGACCGACACGATTATCGAACCCCAGGTGGACAACGCCCCCAATGTCTTCACGCAAGACCAGATCGGCTGGACACCATGGCTTGAGCCTTTAACCGAGGCCGAGCTGACAGACCGCCATTATGAAGCGCTGGTGGATAAGGCGAGGGCGAAATCACCCTATTTCTCTCTTCTGGTCCGCGATCCCGATATTCTGGAAGCCCGCACCAAGACCGATAAGGATATTTTCTACAACACCGCCGATGGCCTGCCCCGCGCAGAGCGCGAACTGAGCGCCACCGCCACTTCGCGCTATAACGGCTGCATCTTTTGCGCCTCGGTCCATTCCCGCTTTGCATCGCATCACTCGCCGCGCAAGGATGATGTGCAAAAGCTGCTGGATGAGGGCGTGGGGGCTGATCTCGATGCGCGCTGGAATGCCATTGTCAGCGCCTCTGTTGCATTAACAGCAACCCCGCCCGTGTTTGCGGTAACCCATGTGGAACGGCTTCGCGCCGTCGGTCTTTCCGATGACGAGATCTATGATGTCGTGCATGGGGCCGCCTTCTTCAACTGGGCAAACCGCTTGATGCTCTCGCTAGGCGAGCCAATACCAGCTGCTTGA
- a CDS encoding putative FMN-dependent luciferase-like monooxygenase — translation MTQTTQPKRLGFFTRLLDDTDAAGRYRLAEEQIQHAEANGFDSAWIAQHHFHAEEGGLPSPAVFLAHVAARTSTIRLGTGVITLPMENPLRVAEDTAVTDLLSGGRLEVGFGTGGTRESFEAFGIAADKRGEVYGQYLDIVRKAWAGKDLGAGNRLYPNAPHLLDRVWLATFSPIGAKLAGETGDGLMLSRTQPRPADRPNARLDELQNPIIDAYLNALPEGRAPRVLGSRSLFVAEDRKRALKLAEEGLTKVAARFAAAGHRIEGTSVEDLIKALDSHVGTPDDVIASLKADTALARSTELVFQVHSIDPPHVDILRSIELIAAEVAPKLGWSRARSQALAAAE, via the coding sequence ATGACGCAGACAACACAGCCAAAACGGCTCGGCTTTTTCACACGCTTGCTGGATGATACCGATGCAGCCGGGCGCTATCGTCTGGCGGAAGAGCAAATCCAGCACGCCGAAGCCAATGGCTTTGACAGTGCGTGGATTGCCCAGCATCACTTCCATGCTGAAGAGGGCGGCCTGCCATCGCCCGCCGTTTTTCTCGCCCATGTTGCGGCCCGCACATCCACCATTCGGCTTGGCACTGGAGTCATCACGCTGCCGATGGAAAATCCGCTACGGGTGGCAGAAGACACCGCCGTGACTGATCTTTTGTCCGGTGGTCGTCTGGAAGTGGGCTTTGGAACTGGCGGCACCCGTGAATCCTTTGAGGCCTTTGGCATTGCTGCCGACAAGCGCGGCGAGGTCTATGGCCAATATCTCGACATCGTTCGCAAGGCTTGGGCGGGTAAGGATTTGGGTGCTGGCAACAGGCTTTATCCCAATGCCCCGCATCTGCTGGATCGCGTCTGGCTTGCGACCTTCTCGCCCATTGGCGCAAAGCTTGCTGGTGAAACGGGGGATGGTTTAATGCTGTCGCGCACCCAGCCGCGCCCGGCAGACAGGCCCAACGCGCGGCTTGATGAATTGCAAAACCCGATCATCGATGCCTATCTGAACGCATTGCCCGAAGGCCGCGCACCGCGCGTTCTTGGCTCACGCAGCCTGTTTGTGGCGGAAGACCGCAAGCGCGCCCTGAAGCTGGCCGAAGAGGGCCTCACCAAAGTTGCCGCCCGTTTTGCCGCAGCAGGTCATCGCATTGAAGGCACCAGCGTGGAGGATCTGATCAAGGCGCTGGATAGCCATGTGGGCACACCAGACGATGTGATTGCCTCACTGAAGGCTGATACGGCCTTGGCGCGGTCCACCGAGCTTGTCTTTCAGGTTCACTCCATCGACCCGCCACATGTCGATATTCTGCGCTCTATTGAGCTGATTGCCGCCGAGGTGGCACCCAAACTGGGCTGGAGCCGAGCACGGTCCCAAGCGTTGGCCGCCGCAGAATAA
- a CDS encoding CMD domain protein — translation MTDIIDTLSGIIPGSKGEALRARRPVTKEGAQASWQALFAPSDDSHVSLEERFAVAVFVAALHGQPEIAAFYAEKLAENPTLLSAVHAAASKGTAIGPYGHYPAGPLSSENSEGPDFAVADSEKTILGARLAAALEHAHLLIFHLRDAKPQALDALLKAGWSTTGIVTLSQLISFLAFQIRVVAGLKVLNAA, via the coding sequence ATGACAGATATTATTGACACTCTCAGCGGCATTATTCCCGGCTCCAAGGGCGAGGCTTTACGCGCCCGCCGCCCTGTGACCAAGGAAGGGGCGCAAGCCAGCTGGCAAGCCCTGTTTGCACCCAGCGATGACAGCCATGTTTCACTCGAAGAGCGCTTTGCCGTTGCAGTTTTTGTGGCTGCCTTGCACGGCCAGCCAGAGATTGCCGCATTTTACGCTGAAAAGCTTGCGGAAAATCCGACGCTTTTGAGCGCTGTTCACGCTGCTGCCTCCAAGGGAACGGCCATTGGTCCTTACGGCCATTATCCCGCTGGTCCGCTCTCCTCTGAGAACAGCGAGGGGCCTGATTTTGCGGTCGCCGACAGTGAAAAAACCATCCTTGGTGCGCGCTTGGCAGCGGCACTAGAACACGCCCATCTTCTGATTTTTCACCTGCGTGATGCCAAGCCGCAGGCGCTTGATGCCCTGCTCAAGGCAGGCTGGAGCACCACGGGCATTGTCACGCTGTCGCAGCTGATTTCCTTCCTCGCCTTTCAGATCCGCGTTGTCGCTGGTCTGAAAGTCTTGAACGCAGCATAA